The following are encoded together in the Kribbella sp. CA-293567 genome:
- a CDS encoding CGNR zinc finger domain-containing protein — MTFSHDTEHALGTLVRLVNTLPGPNSQVDTMETLEDLEKFVHDREFSAVGHLTETDLQDVRGLRPLFAPVFTTASDAEAAAMINAIVASGTTTPRLTNHDGHPWHIHYSRDGSSLRCRITVECGIALAQVISAGERERLRRCEAPDCDDALIDLSRNRSKRYCDARTCGNRLHVAAYRERRKSAGE, encoded by the coding sequence GTGACTTTTTCGCACGACACCGAGCACGCGCTCGGCACGCTGGTCCGGCTGGTGAACACGCTGCCCGGGCCGAACAGCCAGGTCGACACGATGGAAACGCTCGAGGACCTGGAGAAGTTCGTCCACGACCGCGAGTTCAGCGCGGTGGGCCATCTGACCGAGACCGATCTGCAGGACGTGCGGGGACTGCGGCCGCTGTTCGCGCCGGTGTTCACCACCGCGTCGGACGCCGAAGCGGCCGCGATGATCAACGCGATCGTCGCGAGCGGCACCACCACGCCCCGGCTGACCAACCACGACGGTCACCCCTGGCACATCCACTACTCCCGGGACGGTTCGTCGCTGCGGTGCCGGATCACCGTCGAGTGCGGGATCGCGCTCGCCCAAGTGATCTCGGCCGGCGAGCGGGAACGACTGCGCCGCTGCGAGGCACCGGACTGCGACGACGCCCTGATCGACCTGTCGCGGAACCGCTCCAAGCGGTACTGCGACGCCCGCACCTGCGGCAACCGGCTGCACGTCGCGGCCTACCGCGAGCGCCGCAAGTCCGCAGGCGAGTAG
- a CDS encoding glycine hydroxymethyltransferase, producing MTQPSDAATASAAYRNALEVIGAVEPTIAGAIRAELADQRSSLKLIASENYASPATLLTMGNWLSDKYAEGTVGHRFYAGCQNVDTVEQTAADHAKALFGAPHAYVQPHSGIDANLVAFWAILAHRIESPALAEVGAKHVNDLSDEDWAKLRKALGDQKMLGMSLDAGGHLTHGFRPNISGKMFHQSSYGTDPETGLLDYDKVAATAREFKPLILIAGYSAYPRKVNFAKMREIADEVGATFMVDMAHFAGLVAGKVFTGDYDPVPHAHVTTTTTHKSLRGPRGGMVLCQPEYADAVDRGCPMVLGGPLSQVMAAKAVALAEARRPEFQTYAQNVADNAVTLAEGLMKRGVKLVTDGTENHLVLLDVSSYGITGRQAESALLDAGIVTNRNAIPRDPNGAWYTSGVRIGTPALTTRGFGGDEFDKVAELMVDVLSSVTPTTTAAGAPSKAKYVLADGVADKVRAASAELLDKHPLYPGLDLN from the coding sequence ATGACTCAACCCTCCGACGCCGCGACGGCGTCGGCCGCGTACCGCAACGCGCTCGAGGTGATCGGTGCGGTGGAACCCACCATCGCCGGCGCGATCAGGGCCGAACTGGCCGACCAGCGCTCCTCGCTCAAGCTGATCGCGAGTGAGAACTACGCCTCCCCCGCGACCCTGCTGACGATGGGCAACTGGCTCTCGGACAAGTACGCCGAGGGCACCGTCGGGCACCGCTTCTACGCCGGCTGCCAGAACGTCGACACCGTCGAGCAGACCGCCGCCGACCACGCCAAGGCGCTGTTCGGCGCCCCGCACGCCTACGTCCAGCCGCACTCCGGCATCGACGCGAACCTGGTCGCCTTCTGGGCGATCCTGGCGCACCGGATCGAGTCGCCCGCGCTCGCCGAGGTCGGCGCCAAGCACGTCAACGACCTCTCCGACGAGGACTGGGCCAAGCTCCGCAAGGCGCTCGGCGACCAGAAGATGCTCGGCATGTCGCTGGACGCCGGCGGTCACCTGACCCACGGCTTCCGGCCGAACATCTCCGGCAAGATGTTCCACCAGAGCTCCTACGGCACCGACCCCGAGACCGGCCTGCTGGACTACGACAAGGTCGCCGCGACCGCTCGTGAGTTCAAGCCGCTGATCCTGATCGCGGGCTACTCGGCGTACCCGCGCAAGGTGAACTTCGCCAAGATGCGCGAGATCGCCGACGAGGTCGGCGCCACCTTCATGGTCGACATGGCGCACTTCGCCGGACTCGTGGCCGGCAAGGTCTTCACCGGCGACTACGACCCGGTGCCACACGCCCACGTCACCACCACCACCACGCACAAGTCGCTCCGCGGCCCGCGCGGTGGCATGGTGCTGTGCCAGCCGGAGTACGCCGACGCCGTCGACCGCGGCTGCCCGATGGTGCTCGGTGGCCCGCTCAGCCAGGTGATGGCAGCCAAGGCCGTCGCGCTGGCCGAGGCCCGCCGCCCCGAGTTCCAGACCTACGCGCAAAACGTCGCCGACAACGCGGTCACGCTGGCCGAGGGCCTGATGAAGCGCGGCGTCAAGCTGGTCACCGACGGCACCGAGAACCACCTGGTGCTGCTGGACGTCTCGTCGTACGGGATCACCGGCCGGCAGGCCGAGTCGGCGCTGCTCGACGCCGGCATCGTCACCAACCGCAACGCGATCCCGCGCGACCCGAACGGCGCCTGGTACACCTCCGGCGTCCGGATCGGTACGCCGGCGCTCACCACGCGCGGGTTCGGCGGGGACGAGTTCGACAAGGTCGCGGAACTGATGGTTGACGTGCTTTCCAGCGTCACCCCGACCACCACGGCGGCCGGCGCGCCGTCCAAGGCGAAGTACGTGCTCGCCGACGGGGTGGCCGACAAGGTCCGCGCCGCCTCCGCCGAACTGCTCGACAAGCACCCGCTGTACCCGGGTCTCGACCTGAACTGA
- a CDS encoding YhjD/YihY/BrkB family envelope integrity protein produces MARSGSETSVSFVWARRLPGTTWRLLTQTVGTCLRYRVTGLAAEAAFFAILSLPPLIFGLAGSIGFIANQFNLETIEDVKIQIIQLAERALTADSVQQVIVPTLDDVLGSGGRFDVISIGFLLALWSGSRALNVFVDTITIMYGMGGRRGIVKTRALSFTLYCVALIIGVIVLPLVLAGPSAVDALLPARVDFLNQLYWPVVTILSAGFLNTLYHLSVPVRTPWVSDLPGSFLALSLWILGSFLLRWTLQTTVGGTSIYGPLAAPIAVLLWLYLTAIAVLIGAALNAVVDRMWPHKARKDAADLSEPVMKADSKAHHEEDQAPDDERPEVKMAKAIEALGQPKPQQPDTPATPTDPPPVDTSPKPPPASTSPQSPRVETSPAVTPPKTTTSSDRAAAPASGPANSVGGAPATPATTTPATPAPAPAEPSASPGEERRTPTPVGKPGAPPDPDDLR; encoded by the coding sequence ATGGCACGCTCTGGGTCCGAGACCTCCGTCTCATTCGTATGGGCCCGACGACTTCCCGGTACGACGTGGCGGCTGCTGACCCAGACGGTCGGCACCTGTCTGCGCTACCGGGTCACGGGTCTGGCCGCGGAGGCGGCGTTCTTCGCGATCCTGTCGCTGCCGCCGCTGATCTTCGGGCTGGCCGGCAGCATCGGTTTCATCGCGAACCAGTTCAACCTGGAGACGATCGAGGACGTCAAGATCCAGATCATCCAGCTGGCCGAGCGGGCACTGACCGCCGACTCGGTGCAGCAGGTGATCGTGCCGACGCTGGACGACGTTCTCGGCAGCGGTGGCCGGTTCGACGTGATCTCGATCGGTTTCCTGCTGGCCCTGTGGTCGGGCAGCCGCGCCCTCAACGTCTTCGTCGACACCATCACGATCATGTACGGGATGGGCGGCCGCCGCGGCATCGTCAAGACCCGGGCGCTGTCGTTCACCCTGTACTGCGTCGCGCTGATCATCGGCGTGATCGTGCTGCCGCTGGTGCTGGCTGGACCGAGCGCGGTCGACGCACTGCTGCCGGCTCGGGTGGACTTCCTGAATCAGCTGTACTGGCCCGTGGTCACGATCCTCTCGGCCGGCTTCCTGAACACGCTCTACCACCTGTCGGTGCCGGTCCGGACCCCGTGGGTGTCGGACCTGCCGGGCTCGTTCCTGGCGCTGTCGCTGTGGATCCTCGGAAGCTTCCTGCTGCGCTGGACGCTGCAGACCACCGTCGGCGGAACGTCGATCTACGGACCGCTGGCGGCACCGATCGCGGTGTTGCTGTGGCTGTACCTGACGGCGATCGCAGTACTGATCGGGGCCGCGCTGAACGCGGTGGTCGACCGAATGTGGCCGCACAAGGCGCGCAAAGACGCGGCGGACCTCTCCGAGCCGGTGATGAAGGCGGACTCGAAGGCCCACCACGAAGAAGACCAGGCGCCGGACGATGAACGCCCCGAGGTGAAGATGGCCAAGGCGATCGAAGCCCTCGGCCAGCCCAAACCACAGCAGCCTGACACCCCCGCAACACCCACCGACCCACCACCGGTCGACACCTCACCGAAGCCCCCACCGGCCAGCACGTCGCCCCAGTCCCCACGAGTCGAGACCTCACCGGCCGTCACCCCGCCGAAGACCACGACGTCCAGCGACCGCGCCGCCGCACCCGCATCGGGGCCGGCCAATTCCGTTGGCGGTGCACCCGCAACCCCAGCCACCACCACGCCGGCCACCCCGGCACCAGCACCAGCGGAACCATCCGCCTCACCCGGCGAAGAGCGACGGACACCAACCCCGGTAGGAAAACCCGGTGCGCCGCCCGACCCCGACGACCTACGCTGA
- the rsgA gene encoding ribosome small subunit-dependent GTPase A, translated as MSAELRALGLDTPTADYLATLSDELVPGRVARVDKGLSTVLTEDGPVRASWSGAVLAAIATDPQATPCTGDWVALRQWPDDRVTIEAVAPRSTAIVRAEVGGSSRGQVLASNIDVVAVVVGLHPEPNIGRIERFLALAWESGARPVVVLTKADLVIDADTVAEDVATAAPGADVLVCSATTGEGLEDVRALLDGDATMALLGTSGAGKSSLVNALAGVQLLDVQAIREDGKGRHTSVRRELIVLPGGGVVIDTPGLRGIGLQEAGGGLSAAFPDVTALADQCRFKDCVHVTEPGCAVRQALDDGTLAVRRYESWVRLQREAAYMARRADSRLQAEARKAWVRQTKDYRRDVKPRP; from the coding sequence ATGTCAGCAGAACTCCGGGCCCTGGGCCTCGACACCCCAACGGCCGACTACCTCGCAACCCTCTCCGACGAGCTCGTACCGGGCCGAGTTGCCCGCGTCGACAAGGGACTCTCGACCGTCCTGACCGAAGACGGCCCGGTCCGCGCCAGCTGGTCCGGCGCAGTACTGGCCGCCATCGCCACCGACCCTCAGGCGACACCGTGCACCGGCGACTGGGTCGCCCTGCGGCAGTGGCCCGACGACCGAGTCACCATCGAGGCGGTCGCCCCACGCAGTACTGCGATCGTGCGGGCCGAAGTCGGCGGTAGTTCGCGCGGCCAAGTTCTGGCGTCCAACATCGACGTGGTCGCCGTCGTGGTCGGTCTGCACCCCGAGCCCAACATCGGCCGGATAGAGCGCTTCCTCGCCCTCGCTTGGGAGAGCGGCGCCCGGCCGGTCGTCGTACTGACCAAGGCCGACCTGGTGATCGACGCGGACACAGTCGCCGAGGACGTGGCGACTGCCGCCCCCGGTGCGGACGTACTGGTCTGCAGCGCGACGACAGGGGAGGGGCTGGAGGACGTCAGGGCGCTGCTGGACGGCGATGCGACCATGGCTCTCCTCGGTACGAGCGGAGCCGGCAAGTCGTCCTTGGTGAACGCGCTGGCCGGCGTGCAGCTCCTGGACGTTCAGGCGATCCGGGAGGACGGCAAAGGCCGGCACACGTCGGTACGCCGGGAGTTGATCGTGCTGCCCGGCGGGGGAGTCGTCATCGACACGCCAGGGCTGCGGGGGATCGGGCTGCAGGAGGCTGGCGGGGGACTGTCGGCTGCCTTCCCGGACGTGACCGCCCTGGCTGACCAGTGCCGCTTCAAGGACTGTGTGCACGTGACAGAGCCGGGCTGCGCAGTACGGCAGGCGCTGGACGACGGGACGCTGGCGGTCAGGCGGTACGAGAGCTGGGTGAGGTTGCAGCGCGAGGCGGCGTACATGGCTCGTCGCGCGGACAGCCGGCTGCAAGCCGAGGCCCGCAAGGCGTGGGTCCGGCAGACAAAGGACTACCGGCGGGACGTCAAACCCCGGCCGTGA
- a CDS encoding GntR family transcriptional regulator, with product MESLYERISTHVLEEIRSGVLGPGDRVASEMELAAQFEVSRITSKRALEVLREAGLIERIRGKGSFVVKHLPDLEGVTTPLKGALRPARRGNVPGTIALLIPDVSEAYGLELLQSIEESSAAAGANLIVRRTRGRQADEEQAVESLVASGEVDGLIVFPVHGDFYNASLLRQVLDGFPIVLVDRHLSGIPVSAVHTDNVAASRALTQRLLDRGHRQIAFVSPPPLNTSSIEDRLEGFRSAFAEQKPGSYHAHHLTELRSTLPGSFTPESVRSDLELIRAFRHRFPGVTAFVACEYNLARMLDRALGRPRELVISCFDSPGDPIAGPPFLHVRQNQREMGRQAVDLLLAQLRGESVPKVSLVPFELVDADRNGT from the coding sequence GTGGAGTCGCTGTACGAGCGGATCAGCACGCACGTGCTCGAGGAGATCCGCAGCGGCGTGCTCGGACCGGGGGACCGGGTGGCGTCCGAGATGGAGCTGGCGGCGCAGTTCGAGGTCAGCCGGATCACGTCCAAGCGGGCCTTGGAGGTACTGCGGGAAGCCGGGCTGATCGAGCGGATCCGCGGCAAGGGCTCGTTCGTGGTGAAGCATCTGCCGGATCTGGAGGGCGTGACCACGCCGCTCAAGGGCGCACTACGGCCTGCTCGCCGCGGCAACGTCCCTGGGACGATCGCCCTTCTCATACCGGATGTCTCGGAGGCCTACGGGCTGGAGTTGCTGCAGTCGATCGAGGAGAGCAGCGCGGCGGCGGGCGCGAACCTGATCGTACGGCGTACGCGCGGCCGCCAGGCGGACGAGGAACAGGCAGTCGAGTCGCTGGTCGCGTCCGGCGAGGTGGACGGACTGATCGTCTTCCCGGTGCACGGCGACTTCTACAACGCGAGTCTGCTGCGCCAGGTGCTGGACGGGTTCCCGATTGTCCTGGTCGACCGGCACCTGTCCGGCATTCCGGTGTCCGCCGTGCACACCGACAACGTGGCCGCCTCCCGTGCCCTGACCCAACGTCTGCTCGATCGCGGGCACCGGCAGATCGCCTTCGTTTCTCCGCCACCGTTGAACACCTCGAGTATCGAGGACCGGCTGGAAGGCTTCCGGTCGGCCTTCGCCGAGCAGAAGCCTGGCAGCTATCACGCACATCACCTGACGGAGTTGCGCAGTACGCTGCCCGGCTCGTTCACGCCGGAGAGCGTTCGCTCGGACCTCGAACTGATCCGCGCCTTCCGGCACCGTTTCCCCGGCGTCACCGCGTTCGTGGCCTGCGAGTACAACCTGGCCCGGATGCTGGACCGGGCACTCGGCCGGCCGCGTGAGCTGGTGATCAGCTGTTTCGACTCACCGGGCGACCCAATTGCCGGTCCGCCGTTCCTGCACGTCCGGCAGAACCAGCGCGAGATGGGCCGGCAGGCCGTCGACCTGTTGCTCGCCCAGTTGCGCGGCGAGTCGGTGCCGAAGGTCTCACTGGTCCCGTTCGAGCTGGTCGATGCCGATCGCAACGGAACCTGA
- a CDS encoding SDR family NAD(P)-dependent oxidoreductase → MDRSVLVTGASRGIGAATAKAFAAEGDRVAVHYSSSPVAAQAVLDALPGEGHVLAHADLADPAAVQRMVDDAASALGGLDVLVNNAGVYGPHPIRETSYEDWQAAWAEALGVNLLGPANTAWCAIRHMSRGGRIVNVSSRGAFRGEPNQPAYGASKAALVSLTQSLARSLGPEGIAVTAIAPGWTTTDMAAKALSGDGYDRRRLESPLERVAAPEEVAAAILYLASPQAEFATGTVLDFNGGSHLRM, encoded by the coding sequence ATGGATCGTTCTGTCTTGGTGACCGGCGCCTCCCGCGGCATCGGCGCCGCCACCGCGAAAGCCTTCGCCGCTGAAGGCGACCGAGTCGCCGTCCACTACAGCTCCTCACCGGTCGCCGCCCAGGCAGTGCTGGACGCCTTGCCGGGGGAGGGACACGTCCTCGCCCACGCAGACCTGGCAGACCCGGCAGCCGTCCAGCGAATGGTCGACGACGCAGCTTCAGCTCTCGGCGGCCTCGACGTCCTGGTGAACAACGCCGGCGTCTACGGTCCCCACCCGATCCGTGAGACCTCCTACGAGGACTGGCAAGCAGCCTGGGCAGAAGCTCTCGGCGTGAACCTTCTCGGCCCCGCCAACACCGCGTGGTGCGCCATTCGCCACATGTCCCGAGGCGGCCGCATCGTCAACGTCTCCTCGCGCGGCGCCTTCCGAGGCGAACCCAACCAGCCGGCGTACGGCGCCAGCAAAGCAGCCCTGGTCTCCCTGACCCAGTCCCTGGCCAGATCCCTCGGCCCAGAAGGCATAGCCGTCACCGCCATAGCCCCCGGCTGGACCACCACCGACATGGCCGCAAAAGCGCTCTCCGGAGACGGCTACGACCGCAGACGCCTCGAAAGCCCCCTCGAACGAGTCGCCGCCCCCGAAGAAGTGGCAGCAGCAATCCTCTACCTGGCATCCCCCCAGGCCGAGTTCGCCACCGGCACAGTCCTGGACTTCAACGGAGGCTCCCACCTGAGGATGTAA
- a CDS encoding AAA family ATPase encodes MAKRNYLVEGGSGTGKSSVCRELRRRGYQAVDGDNELAYQGDPETGARTEGPGRHENHLWDVDRVRELAADTTHEVTFFCGGSRNFPKFLSVFDQVLVLDVDTETLERRLADRATDDWGGTDEQKQHILRLHATKEDLPPGTAIDTARPLTEVVDAILEATNT; translated from the coding sequence ATGGCGAAACGCAACTACCTCGTCGAAGGCGGCTCCGGCACCGGCAAGAGCTCGGTCTGCCGCGAACTCCGCAGACGCGGCTACCAAGCCGTCGACGGCGACAACGAACTCGCCTACCAAGGCGACCCCGAGACCGGCGCCCGAACCGAAGGCCCCGGCCGCCACGAGAACCACCTCTGGGACGTCGACCGGGTCCGCGAACTCGCCGCGGACACCACCCACGAAGTCACCTTCTTCTGCGGCGGCTCAAGAAACTTCCCCAAGTTCCTGTCCGTCTTCGACCAGGTACTCGTCCTGGACGTCGACACCGAAACCCTCGAGCGACGACTGGCCGACCGAGCCACCGACGACTGGGGCGGCACCGACGAGCAGAAACAACACATCCTCCGCCTGCACGCCACCAAGGAAGACCTCCCACCCGGCACGGCGATCGACACCGCCCGACCGCTCACCGAAGTGGTGGACGCCATCCTCGAAGCCACCAATACCTAG
- a CDS encoding ArnT family glycosyltransferase: MERPGVGFATRPVIGVAAVLAVVLTVLSGRYGFHRDELYFLAAADHLAWGYIDQPPLTPLLVRLSTAVFGETPMGVRVISTLTSAATVVVVALIAREFSADRRAQLLAAVCAAVSGFLLGVGHLASTATYDLLAWMVIFLLAVRLLRTGNPRWWVALGLATGIALQNKYLVVLPLAALLIAVLITGPRSVLRTWWLPAGVALAALIAAPNLIWQATHDWPQLTVAGGISEDDGTENRVMFIPLQILQLSPFLVPIWVAGFRRLWRTQWARPVALAYPVLCAVVLALGGKSYYALPLLLVLLAAGAQPTIDWLTTTGRRVALASGLVLAGLTSVVFTLPVLPASAVNVVLPVNKEQGEQLGWPELTSAVADAWRQLPDDQRARAVILTTNYGQAGALLQYGPAHGLPKPYSNHMSFHDWSRPSDMQDGPVLLVEQERDPAFENHFTNCTQVGKVDNGIDADNEEQGTATVLCTGTKTPWSQLWPTLRRHY, from the coding sequence ATGGAGCGTCCTGGGGTGGGATTCGCGACCCGGCCGGTGATCGGTGTCGCGGCGGTACTGGCAGTGGTTCTGACGGTGCTGTCCGGCCGCTACGGCTTCCACCGCGACGAGCTGTACTTCCTCGCGGCAGCCGACCACCTCGCCTGGGGCTACATCGATCAGCCTCCGCTGACACCGCTGCTGGTCCGCCTCTCGACAGCCGTCTTCGGCGAGACCCCGATGGGCGTGCGCGTCATCTCCACCCTCACCAGCGCGGCCACCGTGGTCGTGGTCGCCTTGATCGCCCGGGAGTTCTCCGCGGATCGCCGAGCTCAGCTCCTGGCGGCCGTTTGCGCCGCTGTCTCCGGCTTTCTGCTGGGCGTCGGGCACCTGGCCTCCACCGCGACGTACGACCTGCTCGCGTGGATGGTCATCTTCCTGCTGGCCGTCAGGCTCCTCCGCACCGGCAACCCTCGCTGGTGGGTCGCACTAGGTCTGGCCACGGGCATCGCCCTGCAGAACAAGTACCTCGTGGTGCTGCCGCTAGCTGCCCTGCTGATCGCGGTACTGATCACAGGCCCCCGCTCGGTACTGCGAACCTGGTGGCTACCCGCCGGCGTCGCGCTCGCCGCCTTGATCGCCGCGCCCAATCTGATCTGGCAGGCCACCCACGACTGGCCCCAGCTGACAGTGGCCGGCGGCATCAGTGAGGACGACGGCACCGAGAACCGGGTCATGTTCATCCCGCTGCAGATCCTGCAGCTCTCGCCGTTCCTGGTCCCCATCTGGGTGGCGGGCTTCCGTCGTCTCTGGCGCACCCAGTGGGCTCGCCCGGTTGCACTCGCCTACCCGGTGCTGTGCGCCGTAGTACTGGCGCTTGGTGGCAAGTCGTACTACGCCCTGCCGCTCCTTCTGGTGCTACTGGCCGCTGGGGCCCAGCCCACCATCGACTGGCTCACCACGACTGGCCGCCGCGTCGCGCTGGCTAGCGGGCTGGTCCTGGCAGGTCTGACCTCAGTGGTCTTCACCCTCCCGGTACTGCCGGCTTCAGCCGTCAACGTCGTCCTCCCAGTCAACAAGGAGCAAGGAGAGCAGCTCGGCTGGCCGGAACTCACTAGTGCGGTCGCGGACGCTTGGCGGCAACTGCCTGACGACCAGCGCGCCCGTGCAGTCATCCTCACTACCAACTACGGCCAGGCCGGCGCCCTCCTCCAGTACGGCCCGGCCCACGGCCTTCCGAAGCCCTACTCCAACCACATGAGCTTTCACGACTGGTCCCGCCCCAGCGACATGCAGGACGGCCCAGTCCTGCTGGTGGAACAGGAACGCGACCCCGCCTTCGAAAATCACTTCACCAACTGCACTCAAGTCGGCAAGGTGGACAACGGCATCGACGCCGACAACGAAGAACAAGGCACAGCGACCGTCCTCTGCACCGGCACGAAGACCCCTTGGTCGCAACTCTGGCCGACGCTGCGCCGCCACTACTGA
- a CDS encoding aminotransferase class IV: MIIWLNGALGDESATVSPLDHGLTTGDGVFETLKIVNGQPFAVTRHLNRLVVSATGLGLPEPDLGQIRDAIATVVKADPDIEFGRLRITYTGGVSPLSSDRGTSGATLVIAAEAIERPAPTSAIVTVPWVRNERSAVAGLKTTSYAENVRALAYAKARGGSEAIFANTVGDLCEGTGTNIFCVFDGELVTPTLRSGALSGVTRNLVLAWFGGVERDVPLSRLAEADEIFLTSTTRDVQAIHRADDRDLAVPGEVTAAVAKVFAERSAEDLDP; this comes from the coding sequence ATGATCATCTGGCTGAACGGCGCTCTCGGCGACGAATCCGCCACCGTCTCGCCGCTGGACCACGGCCTGACCACGGGCGACGGGGTCTTCGAGACTCTGAAGATCGTGAACGGACAGCCGTTCGCGGTCACCCGGCATCTGAACCGCCTGGTCGTCTCGGCGACCGGCCTCGGCCTGCCGGAGCCCGACCTCGGACAGATCCGCGACGCGATCGCGACGGTCGTGAAGGCCGACCCGGACATCGAGTTCGGCCGGTTGCGGATCACCTACACCGGCGGTGTCTCGCCGCTGTCGTCGGACCGCGGTACGTCGGGCGCGACGCTGGTCATCGCGGCGGAGGCGATCGAGCGTCCAGCGCCGACCTCGGCCATCGTGACGGTGCCGTGGGTGCGGAACGAGCGCAGCGCGGTCGCCGGGCTCAAGACCACGTCGTACGCCGAGAACGTCCGCGCTCTCGCCTACGCCAAGGCGCGCGGCGGAAGTGAGGCGATCTTCGCCAACACGGTCGGCGACCTGTGCGAGGGCACCGGCACGAACATCTTCTGCGTCTTCGACGGCGAGCTCGTCACGCCGACCCTGCGGTCGGGTGCGCTGTCCGGCGTGACCCGCAATCTGGTGCTGGCCTGGTTCGGGGGAGTCGAGCGCGATGTGCCGTTGAGCCGGCTGGCCGAGGCGGATGAGATCTTCCTCACCTCGACCACGCGCGACGTCCAGGCGATCCACCGGGCGGACGACCGCGACCTCGCAGTACCGGGTGAGGTGACCGCGGCGGTGGCGAAGGTGTTCGCCGAGCGTTCGGCGGAGGATCTCGACCCTTAG